In Moorena sp. SIOASIH, the following proteins share a genomic window:
- a CDS encoding transposase, with protein MKTPTKVIRTDKWQLNPTPDQKLLFGETVKVYRHACRFLVGIIYTHWSELGSLTADQLTPAVECLMHQTAKRPNIKYPQFNKAFYKFPSYYRRAAIAFAAGQVSSYVTRYNEWQSGTRKRRDTKPPKLNANTGCYPALYKGQCYKLHGFDQVEIKVFNGLDWVWTTVQITGLRERHQVASNKMMSPSLIFNERYCHLSVPFNCKPEKRKPEANVTAVDLGINTTASLSVVTHSGTVIHREFIHPGRDIDRRDVRLKSVSMRASKTMGKGGRLHKGFCSKTYQKCQRINNQISHIVSKRIVQVAEKFNSEAIVFENLRGWKPKGGRKRSNLRQRFHGWLKAKIRDFTEMKWAELGGKVVEVVAAYTSKLAYDGTGIVRRDSKNYALATFSSGKQFNADLNGAYNIGARGILQLTRRNGSEGRSSKSSGRSPRSWACLCDLWARGSSKLA; from the coding sequence GTGAAAACGCCGACCAAAGTCATAAGAACTGACAAATGGCAATTAAATCCTACCCCCGACCAAAAACTACTGTTTGGGGAGACGGTCAAGGTGTATCGCCATGCTTGTCGTTTCTTGGTTGGCATTATTTATACTCACTGGTCTGAACTAGGTTCTTTGACAGCAGATCAGCTAACTCCTGCTGTTGAGTGTTTGATGCACCAAACAGCAAAGCGCCCAAATATCAAATATCCACAATTCAACAAAGCTTTTTACAAATTTCCTAGTTATTATCGCCGTGCTGCAATTGCTTTTGCTGCTGGTCAAGTTAGCAGTTATGTGACCCGATACAACGAATGGCAGTCGGGTACGCGGAAACGACGAGACACTAAACCACCAAAATTAAATGCTAATACTGGCTGCTATCCCGCCCTGTACAAAGGACAATGCTATAAACTACATGGCTTTGACCAAGTCGAAATCAAAGTTTTCAACGGTCTGGATTGGGTCTGGACTACTGTCCAAATCACTGGTTTGAGGGAAAGGCATCAGGTGGCCAGCAACAAAATGATGTCGCCTTCTTTGATTTTCAATGAAAGGTATTGTCACCTATCTGTTCCGTTCAACTGCAAGCCAGAAAAACGAAAACCAGAAGCTAATGTAACTGCGGTAGATCTAGGAATTAACACCACTGCAAGCCTATCAGTCGTAACCCACAGCGGCACTGTAATCCACAGGGAGTTTATCCACCCTGGGAGAGACATAGACCGTCGGGATGTGCGTCTGAAATCCGTATCCATGCGGGCGTCTAAAACGATGGGTAAAGGCGGGAGACTTCACAAAGGTTTCTGCTCTAAAACCTATCAAAAATGTCAGAGAATCAACAACCAAATCAGTCATATTGTCTCTAAACGAATTGTTCAGGTTGCTGAGAAGTTTAACTCGGAAGCGATTGTATTTGAGAATCTAAGAGGATGGAAGCCAAAAGGGGGGCGGAAACGGTCTAACCTCAGGCAAAGGTTTCATGGATGGCTCAAAGCAAAAATTCGTGATTTCACTGAAATGAAATGGGCTGAGTTGGGTGGCAAGGTAGTGGAAGTTGTGGCGGCTTATACTTCAAAGCTTGCTTACGATGGCACGGGCATTGTTAGACGTGATTCAAAAAATTATGCTCTAGCAACCTTCTCCTCAGGTAAGCAGTTCAATGCCGACCTAAACGGCGCTTACAATATCGGCGCTAGGGGCATACTTCAACTCACTCGCAGAAATGGCAGTGAGGGTCGTTCCAGCAAAAGTTCTGGACGATCGCCTAGAAGCTGGGCTTGTCTGTGTGATTTATGGGCTAGGGGTAGCTCTAAATTAGCATAA
- a CDS encoding DUF6492 family protein, with product MSQEIFDFVIPLYQLRWNTRGVLEGITTHYKPRSIHVISPEPQARSLQQVSQGWELAPLYTHSEETFFQKSGLTKDRICAELELGESLYTPGWFYQQLLKLGAGEGIDDLSEWYVVWDSDLLPVATWPLICEENQTQQHTFALLQHNQWGNASIVSTWAEWIRSVLGVEPLTDPEGTFIPHHMWFKQEHLKSFKCQVSNYFQSDDHWLLLMMRSALKFGTFSEYWSYVSWVGAQAPDHLAFHPYERYGATTERFFDDGTGLFSATLRRYQSTVSQPTQESFSPSYTELESFIQAEYGSDPLPSSLSFESSPRHLKKNRENMHIEELRSRWNPRMTEVSSTH from the coding sequence ATGTCACAAGAAATCTTCGACTTTGTGATTCCTCTCTATCAGTTGCGCTGGAACACGCGGGGTGTGCTTGAGGGAATTACAACCCATTACAAACCTCGCAGTATCCATGTGATTTCACCTGAGCCACAGGCGCGATCACTACAACAGGTGTCTCAGGGTTGGGAACTGGCTCCCCTTTATACCCATTCTGAGGAAACCTTCTTTCAAAAAAGTGGTCTGACAAAAGACAGAATTTGTGCTGAACTGGAACTCGGGGAATCCCTTTATACTCCAGGCTGGTTCTATCAGCAACTCTTAAAACTGGGTGCTGGTGAGGGAATTGATGACTTAAGTGAATGGTATGTTGTCTGGGATAGTGACCTACTTCCGGTTGCGACTTGGCCCCTGATTTGTGAGGAGAACCAAACCCAACAGCATACGTTTGCCCTACTTCAGCACAATCAGTGGGGCAATGCCAGCATTGTCTCCACTTGGGCAGAATGGATTCGCTCGGTGTTGGGGGTTGAACCCCTAACAGACCCTGAAGGCACTTTTATTCCCCATCATATGTGGTTTAAACAAGAGCACCTTAAGTCCTTTAAGTGTCAGGTGAGCAACTACTTTCAATCGGATGACCATTGGTTGTTGCTGATGATGCGATCTGCGCTGAAATTTGGCACCTTTAGTGAATATTGGTCTTACGTTTCCTGGGTGGGAGCTCAAGCCCCAGATCATCTAGCTTTTCATCCCTATGAACGCTATGGGGCAACGACTGAACGGTTTTTTGATGATGGTACGGGTTTGTTTTCTGCGACATTACGGCGATATCAATCGACCGTATCCCAGCCGACCCAAGAAAGCTTTTCTCCGTCCTATACAGAGTTAGAATCCTTTATTCAAGCTGAGTATGGGTCAGATCCGCTGCCATCTTCTTTATCTTTTGAAAGTAGCCCTCGACATCTCAAAAAGAACAGAGAGAATATGCATATCGAAGAGTTGCGTTCTCGTTGGAATCCTCGGATGACTGAAGTCTCTAGCACACACTAA
- a CDS encoding DUF3119 family protein, whose amino-acid sequence MTSADYSPKSTSTVELPPSYTLPIVLIIAAVTIVLIQPWVSLAIALLGFFLLFQAVTIRLQFTETALDIYRSETLIRRFPYQEWQNWEIFWTSVPILFYFSEVKSIHFLPIIFDPKLLRTCLEEHFPKV is encoded by the coding sequence GTGACTTCTGCTGATTATTCTCCAAAATCAACATCAACCGTTGAACTACCTCCAAGTTACACACTGCCTATAGTGTTGATTATTGCTGCAGTGACAATAGTGCTCATACAACCCTGGGTAAGTTTAGCGATCGCTTTGTTGGGCTTTTTCTTGTTGTTTCAGGCGGTAACCATACGCCTGCAATTTACTGAAACCGCCTTGGATATTTATCGCTCCGAGACCCTGATCCGGCGTTTTCCTTATCAGGAATGGCAAAATTGGGAAATCTTCTGGACATCAGTACCGATTTTGTTTTATTTCTCAGAAGTCAAAAGCATTCACTTTCTACCAATTATCTTTGACCCAAAGCTGCTACGAACTTGCCTAGAAGAACACTTTCCTAAAGTATAA
- a CDS encoding DUF2330 domain-containing protein yields MKIIRVISTILITVLVSLGLAQKAWGFCGFYVAKADTKLYNQTSQVVIARDGDRTVLTMANDYQGDVKDFAMVVPVPVVLQQEQVNVGNPKIIERLDQFSAPRLVEYFDPDPCADNRRYLESAPLPQSGPRSGTRARNADDRALGVTVEERFSVGEYNILILSAKDSRGLETWLRRNGYKIPQGANRLLRPYIRQNMKFFVAKVNLEEFDKTAYQRLRPLQMAYESPRFMLPIRLGMMNATGEQDLIVYVLSPRGQAEITNYRTVKIPSNTEIPVFVKTEFGDFYTAMFETAYESEGKKVAFVEYAWNMASCDPCSANPLNPEELRKSGVFWINSGRPNNVYITRLHVRYTRDTFPEDLMFQETSNRELFQGRYILRHPFTGKMSCRAGVDYQQSLNRRLQQEAQTLAELTGWDIDEIRNKIDFPDVKPTPWWRHLW; encoded by the coding sequence ATGAAAATTATTCGGGTTATAAGTACTATTTTGATAACGGTTTTAGTGAGTTTAGGGTTGGCTCAAAAAGCCTGGGGTTTTTGTGGGTTTTATGTCGCAAAAGCTGATACTAAACTATATAACCAGACCTCTCAAGTGGTAATTGCTCGGGATGGCGATCGCACTGTTTTAACCATGGCAAATGACTATCAAGGGGATGTTAAAGACTTTGCCATGGTTGTCCCAGTTCCTGTGGTGCTTCAGCAAGAACAGGTCAACGTAGGTAACCCTAAAATTATTGAACGCCTCGATCAGTTTAGTGCACCTCGACTAGTGGAATATTTTGACCCAGACCCCTGTGCCGATAACCGAAGGTATCTCGAAAGTGCGCCACTACCGCAAAGTGGTCCTAGAAGTGGCACAAGGGCAAGGAATGCTGATGATCGTGCTTTAGGTGTCACGGTAGAGGAGCGCTTCTCAGTTGGAGAATATAACATTCTTATCCTCAGTGCTAAGGACTCTAGAGGTTTAGAAACCTGGCTCAGACGCAACGGTTATAAAATTCCACAGGGAGCAAATCGGCTATTGCGACCCTACATCCGCCAGAATATGAAATTTTTCGTTGCCAAAGTCAATCTGGAGGAATTTGACAAAACTGCCTACCAACGGTTGCGACCCCTCCAGATGGCTTACGAGTCTCCCCGATTTATGCTGCCCATTCGCTTAGGGATGATGAATGCTACGGGTGAGCAAGACCTGATTGTCTATGTGTTATCACCCCGAGGTCAGGCTGAAATTACAAACTACCGCACGGTAAAGATTCCTTCTAATACTGAAATTCCGGTATTTGTCAAAACAGAGTTTGGTGATTTCTACACTGCTATGTTCGAAACTGCTTACGAGAGTGAAGGGAAAAAAGTAGCTTTTGTTGAATATGCTTGGAATATGGCTAGTTGTGACCCATGTTCAGCTAACCCTCTCAATCCGGAAGAACTCCGGAAATCAGGTGTCTTTTGGATAAACTCAGGAAGACCCAATAATGTTTATATCACTCGCCTCCATGTTCGCTATACCCGTGATACGTTCCCAGAAGATTTGATGTTCCAGGAAACGTCAAACCGTGAATTGTTTCAGGGACGATATATCCTTCGTCATCCCTTTACTGGGAAGATGAGCTGTAGGGCAGGAGTTGACTATCAACAATCCTTAAATCGACGATTACAACAGGAAGCTCAAACCTTAGCTGAGTTGACTGGATGGGATATTGATGAAATCCGCAACAAAATCGATTTTCCTGATGTTAAGCCTACTCCTTGGTGGAGACATCTTTGGTAA
- a CDS encoding RnfABCDGE type electron transport complex subunit D produces the protein MWQQDPRNNQILFLSIFLVLGISTRDWTLRPDLILVVIVSCLLTQWLAAFLWSNPKHRSAIKNPGDLGLSFLGLPLGFNPKLDFKTTLESTLEWCKIQTLETILNLLRKQPNCPQDNDATFASSPKPPSLKSAMITALSLSLLLRADNYSTMVLAGSVGILSKFIFRVEGKHFFNPANFGIIAVLILTNDAWVSPGQWGDDGWYALLFAGTGSMVLKRVGRWDTTAAFLGAYAVLEGIRNLWLGWSWDVFCHRLMSGSLLLFALFMLTDPRSIPNAPISRLLWAVCIALLTFILRNQFFLPTAIFWALFALSPLSVILDFIWSSTRFSWHDSEFVE, from the coding sequence GGCATCAGCACTCGGGACTGGACACTAAGACCAGACTTGATTCTAGTCGTAATCGTAAGCTGCCTACTAACTCAGTGGTTAGCAGCATTTCTTTGGTCAAACCCCAAACACAGATCCGCAATCAAAAACCCTGGGGATCTTGGCCTCTCTTTCCTTGGCCTTCCTTTGGGGTTTAATCCCAAACTCGATTTTAAAACTACCCTTGAATCTACCCTTGAATGGTGCAAAATTCAAACCTTAGAAACAATTCTTAATCTGCTGAGAAAACAACCAAATTGCCCCCAGGATAATGATGCTACTTTCGCCAGTTCTCCCAAACCCCCTTCCCTAAAAAGTGCTATGATTACAGCCTTAAGCTTGAGTCTGTTGCTGCGAGCTGATAACTATAGCACTATGGTTTTAGCTGGCTCCGTAGGAATTTTGAGTAAATTTATTTTCCGAGTTGAGGGCAAGCATTTTTTTAATCCAGCCAATTTTGGAATTATTGCTGTTCTTATCCTAACCAATGATGCTTGGGTTTCTCCAGGACAGTGGGGGGATGATGGTTGGTATGCTCTATTATTTGCGGGCACTGGCAGTATGGTGTTAAAACGGGTAGGACGATGGGATACAACGGCAGCTTTTTTGGGTGCCTATGCGGTTTTAGAAGGGATTAGAAATCTCTGGCTTGGCTGGAGTTGGGATGTATTTTGCCATCGGTTGATGAGTGGGTCTTTGTTACTGTTTGCCCTATTTATGCTAACCGACCCTCGCTCAATCCCCAATGCACCGATTAGTCGATTGCTCTGGGCGGTGTGTATTGCTTTACTGACTTTTATATTGCGTAATCAATTCTTCCTGCCTACCGCTATTTTCTGGGCGTTGTTTGCCCTATCCCCTTTGAGCGTAATTTTGGATTTTATCTGGTCATCTACGAGATTTTCCTGGCATGATAGTGAATTTGTTGAATGA
- a CDS encoding ABC transporter permease subunit encodes MFSLAYLAENLPGGLQAIPRGQVEASKALGLNTPFTLGLIVLPQAFKISIPSITCQFISLFQDTTLLVIVLFLELLGISRLIFTNSMFLRPYSEVYIFIGILYWVFYYLMSLGSRKLEEQLNTNHR; translated from the coding sequence ATGTTTAGTTTAGCATATTTAGCAGAAAACCTGCCGGGTGGACTCCAAGCCATACCGAGAGGTCAAGTAGAAGCTTCTAAAGCCCTGGGTTTGAATACCCCGTTCACTTTAGGATTGATTGTTTTACCTCAAGCTTTTAAAATCTCGATTCCATCGATTACCTGCCAGTTTATTAGTCTTTTTCAGGATACAACACTGTTGGTAATTGTGCTATTCTTAGAGTTGTTAGGCATTAGTCGTTTAATTTTCACGAATTCTATGTTTTTAAGACCTTACTCTGAGGTTTATATCTTTATCGGTATTCTCTATTGGGTGTTCTATTATTTGATGTCTTTAGGAAGTCGCAAATTAGAAGAACAGTTGAATACAAATCATCGTTGA
- a CDS encoding ComEC/Rec2 family competence protein codes for MKPASGTVISLAYILGLVSTGILNLPTGEIPWQEYRALVTGFVVTGIVAAIAFPSFWRTGPKPRLWVAAGLISALAVVYFQLRVPQPELNDISEYVPSTNSIAPEQLFKVEGKVESMPRLTRNQRTQFWLQATQLTEIESREDGGAISQGVTGKLYVTVPLLQGTGIYPGQIISVTGVLYKPKPVTNPGAFDFGAYLARQGAFAGLSGRQINFDEETIGKPWGWWRLRQRIIRSQVRFLGSPTGPLVSSMVLGRRAVDLPYDIRDQFIQAGLAYTLAASGFHVSLLLGFVLAVTRGLSKGKQFSISLSVLLIYVALTGLQPSVMRAALMGVGALIALVTARKVKPLGSLLLAATLLLLFNPLWIWDLGFQLSFLATLGLLVTAPGIIQRLDWLPPAIASLVAVPIAAAVWTLPLQLYVFQVVASYSIPVSVIATPLISIITLGGIVSALAGLIWPTAGSGLAWLLYYPTHGLMGLVQFFNQLPGSSVAVGKISLGQLLFLYGLIALACLIKWLHPRWWLISLVAVTVVVLPQWQQASKLFQVTVLATGNDQILVIQDQGQVTLLNSGNPDTVRFTVLPFLQKQGINHINWAVALDKQPQLRSGWVQVLGSLPIDTFYDNTDLQRPLSQAQNWNDIVTRNSIASAVASRQGYYQPIPVGEILSVGSTSIELVNTEPPVLLMRIIDQNWLLLGDLKPGFQKQLAKTIRFPELQVLWWSGKSLRPEFLDALQPKIAIASSNVVDSYTAKLMRNAKMTLYWTGRDGAIQWTPDGGFKTTVEDIEIDIDVP; via the coding sequence ATGAAGCCTGCCAGTGGTACAGTAATAAGTCTTGCTTATATTCTCGGCTTAGTTTCTACAGGGATTCTCAACTTACCGACTGGTGAGATTCCCTGGCAAGAGTACAGAGCTTTGGTAACAGGATTCGTTGTCACAGGGATAGTGGCTGCGATCGCATTCCCCAGCTTCTGGCGCACAGGACCAAAACCAAGATTATGGGTAGCAGCAGGACTAATCTCGGCCTTGGCGGTGGTCTATTTTCAATTGCGGGTACCACAACCAGAACTGAATGACATTAGCGAATATGTCCCCTCAACCAATAGCATTGCTCCAGAGCAACTGTTTAAGGTTGAAGGCAAAGTGGAGAGTATGCCTCGCCTGACCCGAAATCAGCGTACACAATTTTGGTTACAAGCTACTCAGTTAACTGAAATTGAAAGTCGCGAAGATGGGGGAGCGATAAGTCAAGGAGTGACAGGCAAGTTGTATGTAACTGTGCCATTACTTCAAGGAACTGGGATATATCCAGGTCAGATAATTAGCGTAACTGGGGTTTTATATAAACCCAAGCCAGTGACTAATCCGGGAGCCTTTGATTTTGGAGCCTATCTTGCTCGTCAAGGGGCTTTTGCTGGTTTGAGTGGGCGTCAAATAAACTTTGATGAGGAAACTATTGGCAAACCCTGGGGATGGTGGAGACTGCGACAACGTATTATCCGTTCCCAAGTTCGCTTTTTAGGCTCTCCCACAGGTCCGTTAGTCAGTTCAATGGTTTTAGGACGTCGTGCTGTTGATTTGCCCTACGATATCCGCGATCAATTTATTCAGGCTGGGTTAGCCTATACCTTAGCAGCATCTGGATTCCATGTATCTTTGCTGTTGGGTTTTGTCTTAGCCGTTACCAGGGGTTTAAGCAAAGGAAAGCAGTTCAGTATTAGCTTGAGTGTACTGTTAATTTACGTGGCATTAACTGGACTGCAGCCATCAGTAATGCGGGCGGCTCTGATGGGGGTGGGTGCCCTAATTGCATTAGTGACGGCACGGAAAGTTAAGCCTTTAGGGTCACTCTTGTTAGCAGCAACACTGTTACTCCTATTTAATCCTTTGTGGATCTGGGATTTGGGATTTCAGCTGAGTTTTCTGGCCACCCTAGGATTACTAGTCACTGCACCAGGGATTATCCAACGTTTGGATTGGTTGCCACCTGCGATCGCATCCCTAGTTGCTGTGCCAATTGCAGCAGCAGTTTGGACTCTACCCCTGCAACTGTATGTTTTTCAAGTTGTTGCCAGCTACTCTATACCAGTTAGTGTTATTGCTACACCCCTAATTTCTATAATCACTTTGGGTGGAATTGTCAGTGCCTTGGCAGGACTAATTTGGCCAACAGCAGGAAGTGGACTGGCTTGGTTACTGTATTACCCAACCCATGGACTGATGGGACTAGTGCAATTTTTCAATCAGTTGCCAGGAAGTTCTGTAGCGGTGGGCAAAATTTCCCTAGGGCAACTGTTATTCCTCTACGGGCTAATTGCTCTAGCTTGCTTGATTAAATGGTTACATCCTCGTTGGTGGCTGATTAGTCTCGTTGCTGTCACTGTGGTGGTGTTGCCCCAATGGCAACAAGCGTCAAAATTGTTTCAAGTTACAGTGCTAGCTACAGGAAATGACCAAATTTTAGTGATTCAAGACCAGGGACAAGTAACGTTGCTCAATAGTGGCAACCCTGATACAGTAAGGTTTACAGTGCTGCCTTTTCTGCAAAAGCAAGGTATCAATCATATTAATTGGGCGGTTGCTCTCGACAAGCAGCCCCAACTCAGAAGTGGTTGGGTTCAGGTTCTAGGTAGTTTACCGATCGACACATTCTACGATAACACTGATTTACAACGACCATTGTCTCAGGCTCAAAATTGGAACGATATTGTCACCCGTAACTCTATCGCTAGTGCAGTAGCATCTAGGCAGGGTTACTACCAACCAATTCCTGTGGGTGAAATACTCTCTGTTGGCTCTACATCAATAGAATTAGTCAACACTGAACCACCAGTGTTGCTGATGCGCATCATTGACCAAAATTGGTTACTCCTAGGAGACCTCAAACCAGGCTTCCAAAAACAGTTAGCCAAAACCATCCGTTTCCCTGAGCTACAAGTACTTTGGTGGTCGGGAAAAAGTCTGAGGCCAGAATTCCTCGATGCCCTGCAGCCAAAAATTGCGATCGCATCATCGAATGTAGTGGATTCCTACACCGCGAAACTAATGCGTAATGCTAAGATGACCCTCTATTGGACAGGCCGTGATGGTGCTATCCAGTGGACACCGGATGGTGGTTTTAAGACTACTGTTGAAGATATTGAGATAGACATTGATGTTCCTTGA
- a CDS encoding GDSL-type esterase/lipase family protein codes for MGSATSENPEIVLGQNNTYVFDKDHQGHGGFAIAGVGASNAWSDLNSEIEDWLKQARPEIVLLMAGTNDILFQNESPEDTVNEMILLIDKILAWSDQVYLFVSSIPPINPSALQDGTLKTQKADKYNNLLANLLRGESYKNKNIRFIDNRDIFTPDHMLEDGIHLTPEGYKKLAQAWFKMMIGIRTREKQHDIPIDVPVEIEIYSN; via the coding sequence GTGGGAAGCGCTACCTCAGAAAATCCCGAAATAGTTTTAGGCCAAAACAACACATATGTGTTTGACAAAGACCATCAAGGGCATGGGGGATTTGCCATAGCTGGTGTTGGAGCATCTAATGCGTGGTCGGATTTAAACTCCGAAATAGAAGATTGGCTGAAGCAGGCAAGACCGGAGATTGTCTTATTAATGGCTGGCACAAACGACATCCTTTTTCAGAATGAAAGTCCTGAAGATACGGTCAATGAAATGATTTTACTCATTGATAAAATTCTCGCCTGGTCAGATCAGGTATATTTGTTTGTCTCTTCAATTCCCCCCATTAACCCCTCTGCACTGCAGGATGGTACTCTCAAGACTCAGAAAGCTGATAAATACAATAACCTATTGGCAAATTTGCTGAGGGGAGAAAGTTATAAAAACAAGAACATTCGATTTATTGATAACCGCGATATATTCACCCCTGATCACATGCTTGAGGATGGTATTCACCTAACCCCAGAGGGTTACAAAAAGTTGGCTCAGGCTTGGTTCAAAATGATGATCGGCATCCGTACCAGGGAAAAGCAACATGATATTCCTATAGATGTTCCCGTTGAGATCGAGATCTATAGTAATTGA
- a CDS encoding DUF4079 domain-containing protein has product MGNFSQLLEPIANQFRILGIPEPVVHWGHPLMMGIVVLIMGSFVGIAGWRGRVVSDPEIALQSRSDHRKIAPWMFIFIAGGYTGGVLSLVMQYQPILESPHFWTGSIVLILLAANGVIALTGFGGNKPLVRSVHAYLGSMALCLLLLHVVLGLKLGLSI; this is encoded by the coding sequence GTGGGAAATTTCAGTCAGCTCTTAGAACCAATTGCTAACCAATTTAGGATTTTAGGTATTCCTGAGCCAGTGGTGCATTGGGGACACCCATTGATGATGGGAATTGTGGTATTGATTATGGGTAGCTTTGTGGGAATAGCAGGATGGCGTGGCCGAGTAGTATCTGATCCTGAAATAGCACTACAGAGTCGCAGTGATCATCGAAAAATAGCACCCTGGATGTTCATTTTTATCGCAGGTGGCTACACGGGTGGGGTTTTGTCTCTGGTAATGCAGTATCAGCCAATTCTCGAAAGCCCCCACTTTTGGACAGGATCAATCGTACTGATTTTGCTGGCTGCTAATGGGGTGATTGCCTTGACTGGCTTTGGCGGGAACAAACCATTGGTGCGTAGCGTTCATGCCTACTTAGGAAGTATGGCACTTTGCCTGCTATTGCTTCATGTTGTTTTGGGCTTAAAGCTAGGTTTATCGATCTGA